A single Lolium perenne isolate Kyuss_39 chromosome 6, Kyuss_2.0, whole genome shotgun sequence DNA region contains:
- the LOC127309214 gene encoding uncharacterized protein codes for MHPIHLLCMQFFMGDGSLDIGHAVASTIATKMVESAELALLTHQEGRRCTNDDLLAYGLQFRSFLHACPNIFSGLTRLKLENLRLGESDFTKVFSLSKRLEFLCLFNCFAGILSVLEVEHQQLRELEIFSCDLERVDLNWLPNLTNLTFSCWASHHDLLSFGYVPLLQAVTLSNTAVSWHKMLKLSEILGNATISELHLNFESEKIWVKPKGPRELSKVFHKLRLVNLADISEECDLAWTLFVLQGAPSLKELCLMVSNRCEMTWDKEGRKEFEFSEDKKDAGLEWETSFKHHNLAVLRIFGFQFEEKFVNYVQFVMESAVNLKDIYLYERPICETCMNKKQKDRYPWAKK; via the exons ATGCACCCCATTCACCTCCTATGCATGCAATTCTTCATGGGAGATGGATCTCTCGACATTGGTCATGCTGTTGCCAGCACCATAGCGACAAAGATGGTTGAGTCAGCAGAGTTAGCTCTTTTGACACATCAGGAAGGAAGACGATGCACCAATGACGATTTGCTCGCTTATGGCTTGCAGTTCAGGTCATTTCTTCATGCTTGTCCAAACATATTCAGTGGTCTGACACGACTCAAGCTAGAGAATTTGAGGCTAGGTGAATCAGATTTCACTAAAGTCTTTAGTCTGTCCAAGAGATTGGAGTTCCTCTGCTTGTTCAACTGTTTTGCGGGGATTCTGTCTGTGCTAGAAGTGGAACACCAGCAACTTCGCGAACTTGAGATTTTCAGCTGTGATTTGGAAAGGGTTGACCTGAATTGGCTACCAAACCTCACAAATCTGACCTTTTCTTGTTGGGCCTCTCATCATGATCTTTTGTCCTTTGGTTATGTCCCACTGCTCCAGGCTGTAACTCTGAGTAATACGGCTGTTTCGTGGCACAAGATGCTCAAGTTAAGTGAAATTCTTGGCAATGCCACCATAAGCGAGCTCCATTTGAACTTCGAAAGCGAAAAG ATTTGGGTCAAACCTAAAGGTCCAAGAGAATTATCAAAGGTGTTCCACAAATTAAGGCTTGTAAATTTAGCTGACATTTCAGAAGAATGTGATCTGGCCTGGACATTGTTTGTCTTGCAAGGTGCGCCTTCCCTTAAAGAGCTATGCTTAATG GTTTCGAATAGATGCGAAATGACATGGGATAAGGAGGGAAGGAAGGAGTTCGAGTTTAGTGAGGACAAGAAGGATGCGGGTTTAGAGTGGGAAACATCTTTCAAGCACCACAATCTGGCTGTGCTCAGGATCTTTGGGTTTCAATTTGAAGAGAAGTTTGTGAATTATGTCCAATTTGTCATGGAATCAGCTGTCAATCTGAAGGACATATACCTGTATGAGAGGCCAATATGTGAGACATGTATGAACAAGAAGCAAAAGGACAGATACCCATGGGCAAAGAAGTAG
- the LOC127305531 gene encoding phosphatidylinositol 4-phosphate 5-kinase 9, producing MTPPVALRNEPAVISHSERVDLFRGASCNIESEVLATLANGQDPHAPDTNAGFRVTNIRLPSGDSYSGTLLGSTPEGSGRYTWSDGCIYDGEWRRGMRHGQGKTLWPSGATYEGEYAGGYIYGEGTYTGQDNIVYKGRWKLNRKHGLGCQTYPNGDMFQGSWIQGEIQGHGKYTWQNGNSYTGNMKNGKMSGKGTFTWKNGDSYEGNWLDGMMHGYGIYTWDDCGYYVGTWTRGLKDGKGTLYPRGCRVPVNDEMYINSLRNRGVLPDLRRQNHGSRILHSSSVDMGNMKVGMNRESSGASSRRNSGEQSRSKNVSLERRWSLEVAIEKFIGNENSETSGLEGSENVDDSEMPMLEREYMQGVLISEVVIDRSFSGSSKKTKRRQKKMVRETKKPGEAIIKGHRSYDLMLSLQLGIRYTVGKITPIQKREVRASDFGPRASFWMNFPKEGSRLTPSHPAEDFKWKDYCPMVFRNLREMFKIDAADYMISICGNAALRELSSPGKSGSVFFLSQDDRFMIKTLRKSEVQVLLRMLPKYYHHVHTYENTLITKFFGLHRVKPSSGQKFRFVVMGNMFCTELRIHRRFDLKGSSLGRSTDKIEIDENTTLKDLDLNYSFYLEPSWREALLKQIKIDSEFLKSQRIMDYSLLLGVHYRAPQHLRTRASYRRSMTTERLTVLSEEDAQEDDAFNYPEGLVLVQRANDENSVVVGPHIRGSRLRSSAAGFGEVDLLLPGTARVQIQLGVNMPARAEQIPKEDESKSFYEVYDVVLYLGIIDILQEYNITKKIEHAVKSMQYDSVSISAVDPEFYSERFLKFIQTVFPENS from the exons ATGACACCCCCCGTGGCTCTCCGAAATGAGCCAGCAGTGATCTCCCATTCTGAAAGAGTTGATCTGTTCCGCGGTGCCAGTTGCAACATCGAGAGCGAGGTGCTGGCAACTTTGGCAAATGGCCAGGATCCGCACGCTCCAGACACAAACGCTGGTTTCAGGGTTACAAACATCAGGCTCCCCAGCGGTGATAGCTATTCCGGTACATTGTTGGGGAGCACGCCAGAGGGTTCGGGGCGGTATACCTGGTCAGATGGCTGTATTTACGATGGCGAGTGGAGGAGGGGGATGAGGCACGGGCAAGGGAAGACGCTGTGGCCATCTGGAGCTACCTATGAGGGCGAGTATGCTGGTGGGTACATATATGGCGAAGGCACATATACTGGGCAGGATAACATCGTTTACAAGGGACGGTGGAAGTTGAACCGTAAGCATGGTCTCGGGTGCCAGACGTATCCTAATGGAGACATGTTCCAAGGTTCTTGGATTCAGGGAGAAATACAAGGTCATGGGAAGTATACGTGGCAAAATGGGAACAGTTATACCGGCAATATGAAGAATGGCAAGATGTCTGGAAAGGGAACTTTTACTTGGAAGAATGGGGATTCGTACGAAGGTAACTGGTTGGATGGCATGATGCATGGATATGGTATCTATACCTGGGATGATTGTGGGTACTATGTTGGAACCTGGACCAGGGGACTGAAGGATGGGAAAGGCACATTGTATCCAAGGGGGTGCAGAGTTCCTGTTAATGATGAGATGTACATCAATAGTCTAAGGAACAGAGGTGTGCTGCCTGACCTAAGAAGGCAGAATCATGGTTCACGCATACTTCACTCTTCGTCAGTTGACATGGGAAACATGAAGGTTGGTATGAATCGGGAATCTTCAGGTGCTTCATCTAGAAGGAACTCGGGCGAGCAATCCCGTTCAAAGAATGTGTCCTTGGAAAGAAGGTGGAGTCTTGAGGTGGCTATTGAAAAGTTCATCGGAAATGAAAATAGTGAAACCTCTGGTCTAGAAGGCTCTGAAAACGTTGATGATTCTGAGATGCCTATGCTTGAAAGGGAATACATGCAAGGTGTTCTAATCAGTGAGGTAGTAATTGACAGGAGTTTCTCGGGCTCATCCAAGAAGACAAAGCGCCGCCAGAAGAAGATGGTAAGAGAAACAAAAAAACCTGGAGAAGCCATAATTAAGGGGCATAGAAGCTATGATCTAATGCTAAGTTTGCAGCTCGGTATCAG GTACACAGTTGGAAAGATAACACCCATTCAAAAACGTGAAGTCCGTGCTTCAGATTTTGGTCCAAGAGCAAGTTTCTGGATGAACTTCCCAAAAGAAGGATCACGACTTACTCCTTCACATCCTGCAGAAGATTTTAAATGGAAGGACTATTGTCCAATGGTTTTCAG AAATTTGAGAGAGATGTTCAAGATTGATGCTGCAGATTATATGATCTCAATATGTGGAAATGCTGCACTTAGGGAGCTATCTTCTCCTGGAAAGAGTGGGAGTGTATTTTTCCTATCACAAGATGATCGGTTCATGATTAAGACTCTCCGGAAATCTGAAGTGCAG GTTCTCTTACGAATGCTTCCAAAATATTATCATCATGTCCATACTTATGAGAACACCCTCATAACCAAGTTTTTTGGCCTGCACAGGGTAAAACCTTCTAGTGGTCAGAAG TTCCGTTTTGTTGTAATGGGAAATATGTTCTGCACAGAATTGAGAATCCACAGGAGATTTGATTTGAAAGGTTCATCATTAGGCCGTTCTACTGACAAAATTGAAATTGATGAGAACACAACTCTGAAGGATTTAGATCTGAACTATTCCTTTTATCTTGAACCTTCCTGGCGAGAGGCTTTACTTAA GCAGATAAAAATTGATAGTGAATTCCTGAAGTCACAGCGGATAATGGATTACAGTCTACTGCTTGGTGTCCATTACAGAGCTCCGCAGCACCTGCGAACACGTGCATCGTATCGCCGAAGCATGACAACAGAGAGATTAACTGTTCTTTCAGAAGAAG ACGCCCAGGAGGATGATGCTTTCAACTACCCAGAAGGGTTAGTTTTGGTTCAAAGAGCCAACGATGAGAACAGTGTGGTTGTTGGCCCTCACATAAGGGGAAGTCGACTGCGATCATCTGCTGCTGGATTCGGGGAAGTAGACCTCCTGCTTCCGGGCACAGCAAG GGTCCAGATCCAGCTAGGCGTGAACATGCCTGCCCGGGCCGAGCAGATCCCGAAAGAGGACGAGAGCAAGTCGTTCTACGAGGTGTATGACGTGGTGCTCTACCTGGGCATCATCGACATCCTGCAGGAGTACAACATCACCAAGAAGATCGAGCACGCCGTCAAGTCCATGCAGTACGACTCCGTCTCCATCtccgccgtcgaccccgagttctACTCGGAGCGCTTCCTCAAGTTCATCCAGACAGTCTTCCCCGAGAACTCGTAG
- the LOC127305532 gene encoding uncharacterized protein: MSPSLPDYSPPPPPHAATASSPAAAPLAPGFRFHPTDEELVSYYLRRRARSLPLRADAIAEVDLYRLEPWDLPPLSRIRSRDAQWYFFARLDRKVAGAGAGGRGGPGNRTNRATPRGYWKTTGKDREVRHRGRAVGMKKTLVFHAGRAPKGDRTNWVMHEYRLLDCDGPQDLHVVCRIFQKVGSGPQNGAQYGAPYMEEEWEEEDDAIENTPTSGTSTEMAAITDTASAESNVEDENIFSNINELVQSQEVLNSSEMAHLQAQGLNETGEGSYGDGDVSIEEILQNPVSNVSSENIVEPEAQNAVDDHFSLADLSGYPSQDDGYVGQDGPIIWSDPSNGEVAEWPLRTYSNQNQANGTLSVEEFFDAGNDTNTYSGQEQACPSDDQNLYLQTNGLPGPQQVDDNMPFFDASNNHKWEDGNDDYLNVNGLIYPPIENESLFDVGEDLMAYFAEEDDFKFDISGSAVGSDSQLPDMLNFAQKDESKDGSTFDGISTFTNAKAQYGASSSGSRGNLYPDSALPGVPKDEKVDNDNSFRKRFISMLDYPAPPAMASEFPPTTGKSVAALSGASSVVRVTAGFVQHGGLSFTDSSDSWPLQKHVDFSLHLSVTVESSSMSTTKSIGGFDEEPATRMSTVPSVLRGGLYLFFVSAMILMLSFKVGSCIYSR; this comes from the exons ATGAGCCCATCACTGCCGGACTACTCCCCGCCGCCACCCCCGCACGCCGCCACGGCGTCCtcacccgccgccgcgccgctcgCCCCGGGCTTCCGCTTCCACCCGACAGACGAGGAACTCGTCTCCTACTACCTGCGCCGCCGCGCCCGCAGCCTCCCGCTCCGCGCCGACGCGATCGCGGAGGTGGACCTGTACCGGCTCGAGCCCTGGGACCTGCCGCCCCTCTCCCGCATCCGGAGCCGCGACGCGCAGTGGTACTTCTTCGCGCGGCTCGACCGCAAGGTCGCGGGCGCCGGCGCGGGCGGGCGCGGCGGGCCCGGCAACCGCACCAACCGCGCCACGCCGCGCGGGTACTGGAAGACCACGGGCAAGGACCGCGAGGTGCGCCACCGCGGCCGCGCCGTCGGCATGAAGAAGACGCTCGTGTTCCATGCCGGCAGGGCCCCGAAAGGGGATCGCACCAACTGGGTCATGCACGAGTACCGCCTCCTCGACTGCGACGGGCCACAG GATCTGCATGTGGTGTGTAGAATCTTTCAGAAAGTTGGATCTGGACCGCAGAATGGAGCACAGTATGGTGCACCATACATGGAGGAGGAatgggaggaggaggatgatgccATTGAGAACACACCTACCAGTGGTACATCAACTGAAATGGCTGCGATCACAGATACTGCTAGTGCGGAATCAAATGTGGAAGATGAAAATATATTCTCTAACATTAATGAGCTTGTGCAA TCCCAAGAAGTGCTCAACTCATCAGAAATGGCTCATCTACAAGCTCAAGGTTTGAATGAGACTGGTGAGGGCAGCTATGGTGACGGCGATGTTTCTATCGAGGAGATCTTGCAGAATCCTGTGTCAAATGTTAGTTCAGAAAATATAGTCGAACCTGAAGCGCAGAATGCTGTCGATGATCACTTCAGTCTTGCAGATTTGTCTGGATACCCAAGTCAAGATGATGGATATGTAGGTCAGGATGGTCCTATCATTTGGAGTGACCCTTCAAATGGTGAAGTGGCAGAATGGCCTCTGAGAACTTACAGTAATCAAAACCAGGCCAATGGAACTCTTAGTGTTGAGGAATTCTTTGACGCAGGGAATGATACCAATACATATTCAGGACAGGAGCAAGCTTGTCCTTCAGATGACCAGAACTTGTATTTGCAAACCAATGGTCTTCCAGGTCCTCAGCAAGTGGATGACAACATGCCATTTTTTGATGCATCAAACAATCACAAATGGGAAGATGGGAATGATGATTATCTAAATGTGAATGGCCTTATCTACCCGCCAATTGAGAACGAATCTCTCTTTGACGTGGGAGAGGATTTGATGGCTTACTTTGCTGAAGAGGACGATTTCAAGTTTGATATTTCGGGCTCAGCTGTAGGCTCTGATTCTCAACTTCCAGACATGTTGAACTTTGCCCAAAAG GATGAAAGTAAGGATGGTTCTACGTTTGATGGGATCTCCACTTTTACAAATGCGAAGGCTCAATATGGCGCATCTTCATCTGGTTCCCGTGGGAACCTGTATCCGGACAGTGCGCTTCCAG GTGTGCCAAAGGATGAGAAGGTTGACAATGACAATAGTTTCAGAAAGCGCTTTATAAGCATGCTCGACTACCCAGCCCCACCTGCAATGGCATCAGAATTCCCACCAACCACAGGAAAATCAGTTGCTGCTCTCAGTGGGGCTAGTTCGGTTGTCCGCGTCACCGCGGGCTTTGTCCAGCATGGTGGCCTCAGTTTCACCGATAGCTCGGACAGCTGGCCCCTACAGAAACATGTTGACTTCAGTCTACACCTTTCTGTCACTGTGGAGAGCAGCAGCATGTCCACTACCAAATCCATTGGTGGTTTCGATGAGGAGCCAGCTACACGAATGAGCACCGTGCCCTCGGTGCTGCGCGGCGGCCTGTACCTTTTCTTCGTCTCGGCGATGATCCTCATGTTGAGCTTCAAAGTAGGGTCCTGTATCTACAGCAGATAA